From Pseudomonas alcaligenes, a single genomic window includes:
- the rnt gene encoding ribonuclease T — translation MSEDNFDDELDGSLPSGPRHPMAARFRGYLPVVVDVETGGFNSATDALLEIAATTIAMDEGGFLYPDHTHFFRIEPFAGANIEQAALEFTGIKLDHPLRQAVSEEHALTEIFKGLRKSIKANGCKRAILVGHNSSFDLGFLNAAVARCDIKRNPFHPFSSFDTATLAGLAYGQTVLAKACQTAGIAFDGKEAHSARYDTEKTAELFCGIVNRWKEMGGWDEFDQ, via the coding sequence GTGAGCGAAGACAACTTCGACGACGAACTCGACGGCAGCCTGCCGTCCGGCCCGCGCCATCCGATGGCCGCGCGCTTTCGCGGCTATCTGCCGGTGGTGGTGGATGTCGAGACCGGCGGCTTCAACAGTGCCACCGATGCCCTGCTGGAAATCGCCGCGACCACCATTGCCATGGACGAAGGCGGCTTCCTTTATCCGGATCACACCCACTTCTTCCGCATCGAGCCGTTCGCGGGCGCCAATATCGAGCAGGCCGCCCTGGAATTCACCGGCATCAAGCTGGATCACCCGCTGCGCCAGGCGGTGAGCGAGGAGCATGCGCTGACGGAAATCTTCAAAGGCCTGCGCAAGTCGATCAAGGCCAATGGCTGCAAGCGCGCCATTCTGGTCGGCCACAACAGCAGCTTCGACCTCGGCTTCCTCAACGCCGCCGTGGCCCGCTGCGACATCAAGCGCAACCCGTTCCACCCCTTCTCCAGTTTCGACACCGCCACCCTGGCCGGCCTCGCCTATGGCCAGACCGTGCTGGCCAAGGCCTGCCAGACCGCCGGCATCGCCTTCGACGGCAAGGAAGCACACTCGGCTCGTTACGACACCGAGAAGACCGCCGAACTGTTCTGCGGCATCGTCAACCGCTGGAAGGAAATGGGCGGCTGGGACGAATTCGACCAGTAA
- a CDS encoding bacterioferritin-associated ferredoxin — protein MYVCLCHGVTDGQIRDAIYEGCCSYREVRETLGVATQCGKCACLAKQVVRETLSDVQNSQAALAYPASFVAA, from the coding sequence ATGTACGTCTGCCTCTGCCATGGTGTCACCGACGGTCAAATCCGCGATGCGATCTACGAAGGTTGCTGCAGCTACCGCGAAGTGCGCGAGACCCTCGGCGTGGCCACCCAGTGCGGCAAGTGCGCCTGCCTGGCCAAGCAGGTGGTGCGGGAAACCCTGAGCGACGTACAGAACAGCCAGGCCGCCCTCGCCTACCCGGCCAGCTTCGTCGCCGCCTGA